The sequence ATTATCTGCTCCCCTCTAATAAAATAATGTTCTTTAGGTTCACATCGATGAGCATACCCCTCCCCCCTAGTTATTACTTCCCAGCGATTGCTGATATCCGCGAACGTTGGCCACACTTTACTTCTGATTTGTCCGTTAAGGTAAAATGCAGCGTGAATATGAAGTCCATGTGTCTGGGTTTGTTCCAGAACCCAGATGTAACCGGATAAACCCTTTATGTTTTTAATCTCAATGAGTAACTGAACCATATCCGCGGTGATGCCATGTATATCTTGACAACTAAATTCATGTGAATCTTTTCGGTAGGCAAAATCCACTCTAAGCATGAGAATCTTAGAATAATTTTTAAAAATCTGATCAAGATGATTGTTAATATTACGCTGCAAGGTCACATCCATGTCGTAATAAGGATTAACTACAGAGCTACGTTTCATTTTTATCCCAGTGTAAGATTGAAATTCATAATAAGAGGATTGAGTGTATTTATTAAAAGGGAGGCATTTAATTGTTGTAATATGGATATGACATGGGAGTTGAGTGAATAAGTCTGCGAGAGTAAATCCCCCTCTGACTATGAGGCAGGTGAGTGGGTACTGTATGTTCTGACGAGGAATGGTTTAATCTGATGACTTCTATATAAAATATCAGTAATAACCTTATTTCTGTTACACATTGTTATCCAGTTCTACTTCATATCATTCATTTTTTGCATAAGTTACATGTATTGTTCCGTAGGTGTGTCGCTTATGCGGGCTGTTACATACACGCTATGTCGGTCATCATTACGTCTAAATGACGAGAATTTTATGCTTAAAACATGACAATATGCACAGAAAAAACCTACAATTTTACGGTAAAATTACGGCGTAATTACTGCCAATATGAATGAAGGATATA comes from Yersinia mollaretii ATCC 43969 and encodes:
- a CDS encoding inovirus-type Gp2 protein; the protein is MKRSSVVNPYYDMDVTLQRNINNHLDQIFKNYSKILMLRVDFAYRKDSHEFSCQDIHGITADMVQLLIEIKNIKGLSGYIWVLEQTQTHGLHIHAAFYLNGQIRSKVWPTFADISNRWEVITRGEGYAHRCEPKEHYFIRGEQIIDYRNHKGIAGMKYILSYLAKQNQKENGRVYGVSSLPERSVRGRRRHY